The following are from one region of the Mesorhizobium sp. B4-1-4 genome:
- a CDS encoding MBL fold metallo-hydrolase — translation MSDRLVLLGSKGGPALRPGGPWPSSSLLEIGGRAIVVDCGLGVTRGLVDAGIGLKALDLIFITHLHSDHVLELGPLIHTAWTAGLATLVTVFGPPGTGHYWQRFCQAMEFDIEIRIADEGRPDIRELVSIEEFGEGQVVEQNGLKVTALRVDHPPVTDCFALRFEHAPKCVVFSADTAFFPPLVDFATGADILVHEAMLEQGIERVVARTGNGARLKEHLLASHSFAGDAGRIASDAGVKRLVLNHLIPADDPGINEADWIAAVRKTWAGDLTIARDGLVVELA, via the coding sequence ATGAGCGACCGGCTGGTGCTGCTGGGCTCCAAGGGCGGTCCGGCGCTGAGGCCTGGCGGACCGTGGCCGAGTTCATCTCTGCTTGAGATCGGCGGGCGAGCTATCGTCGTCGATTGCGGGCTTGGCGTGACGCGCGGTCTGGTCGATGCCGGCATCGGCCTGAAGGCGCTCGACCTGATCTTCATCACCCATCTGCATTCCGACCATGTGCTGGAACTCGGGCCGCTGATCCATACCGCCTGGACGGCCGGACTGGCGACGCTGGTCACCGTGTTCGGTCCGCCCGGCACCGGCCACTACTGGCAGCGCTTCTGCCAGGCGATGGAATTCGACATCGAGATCCGAATTGCCGATGAGGGTCGGCCGGACATCCGCGAACTGGTTTCGATTGAGGAATTCGGCGAAGGCCAGGTGGTCGAGCAGAATGGCCTGAAGGTGACCGCGCTTCGCGTCGATCATCCGCCGGTGACGGACTGCTTTGCCCTGCGCTTCGAGCACGCCCCCAAATGCGTGGTGTTCTCCGCCGACACGGCCTTCTTTCCGCCGCTCGTCGATTTTGCCACAGGTGCCGACATCCTCGTCCATGAAGCCATGCTGGAGCAAGGCATCGAGCGTGTGGTTGCCAGAACCGGCAATGGCGCGCGGTTGAAAGAGCATCTGCTCGCCAGCCACAGTTTTGCCGGGGACGCCGGGCGCATCGCCAGCGATGCCGGTGTGAAGAGGCTGGTGCTCAATCATCTCATTCCCGCCGACGATCCCGGGATCAACGAGGCCGATTGGATCGCCGCTGTCAGGAAAACATGGGCCGGCGACTTGACGATCGCACGCGACGGCCTTGTTGTGGAACTCGCATGA
- a CDS encoding glycine C-acetyltransferase, whose translation MTAAFLSHIDSELAGLKSAGLYKSERVISSMQSAQIEVGGERVLNFCANNYLGLADSADLRTAAKQALDRYGYGMASVRFICGTQEEHKQLEATISSFLGLEDTILYGSCFDANGGLFETLLGEEDAVISDALNHASIIDGVRLSKAKRFRYANNDMADLEARLKEAKDCRFRLIATDGVFSMDGIIANLKGVRDLADKYDAMVMVDDSHAVGFVGRNGRGSAEHCGVEGRVDIITGTLGKALGGASGGYTSGKSQVVDWLRQRSRPYLFSNTLMPAIAGASIKVFDLIRHGDALRERLYANAARFRSEMGKLGFTLAGADHPIIPVMLGDANLAQEMAARMLKRGIYVIGFSFPVVPKGQARIRTQMSAAHSTADIDRAVAAFGAVGKELGVIS comes from the coding sequence ATGACCGCAGCATTTCTCTCCCATATCGACAGCGAGCTTGCAGGACTGAAATCCGCCGGCCTCTACAAGTCCGAGCGGGTGATTTCCTCGATGCAGTCGGCGCAGATCGAGGTCGGCGGCGAGAGAGTACTGAATTTCTGCGCCAACAATTATTTGGGCCTCGCCGACAGCGCTGATTTGCGAACGGCGGCCAAGCAGGCGCTCGACCGTTATGGCTACGGCATGGCGTCGGTGCGCTTCATTTGCGGCACGCAGGAGGAGCACAAGCAGCTCGAGGCGACGATTTCATCTTTCCTGGGCCTGGAAGACACCATTCTCTATGGCTCCTGCTTCGACGCCAATGGCGGCCTGTTCGAGACGCTGCTTGGTGAGGAAGACGCTGTTATCTCGGATGCGCTGAACCATGCCTCGATCATCGACGGTGTCAGGCTGTCGAAGGCTAAGCGCTTTCGCTACGCCAACAACGACATGGCCGACCTTGAAGCGCGGCTGAAGGAAGCGAAGGACTGCCGCTTTCGTCTGATTGCCACCGACGGTGTGTTTTCGATGGATGGCATCATCGCCAACCTCAAGGGGGTCCGCGATCTCGCCGACAAATATGATGCGATGGTGATGGTGGACGACAGCCATGCGGTCGGCTTCGTCGGCAGGAATGGCCGTGGCTCGGCCGAACATTGCGGTGTCGAGGGCAGGGTGGACATCATCACCGGCACGCTGGGCAAGGCGCTCGGCGGCGCGTCCGGCGGTTACACGTCGGGCAAAAGCCAGGTGGTCGACTGGCTGCGCCAGCGCTCGCGGCCCTATCTCTTTTCCAACACGTTGATGCCGGCGATCGCCGGCGCCTCGATCAAGGTGTTCGACCTGATCCGCCATGGCGATGCCTTGCGCGAGCGCCTATATGCCAATGCGGCGCGATTCAGGTCCGAAATGGGCAAGCTCGGCTTCACGTTGGCGGGAGCGGATCATCCGATCATACCGGTGATGCTGGGCGATGCGAACTTGGCGCAGGAGATGGCGGCACGCATGCTGAAACGCGGCATCTATGTCATCGGCTTTTCCTTTCCGGTGGTACCGAAGGGCCAGGCGCGCATCCGCACCCAGATGTCGGCGGCGCATTCCACCGCGGATATTGACCGCGCGGTGGCGGCGTTTGGCGCGGTCGGCAAGGAACTGGGCGTGATTTCCTGA
- a CDS encoding putative bifunctional diguanylate cyclase/phosphodiesterase — translation MSQQPVQTVSGKLILLIKAGYWLALLIIAAMVAASFVLLQQTMATQQHNHTLLDIVGTQKTLSQRIVFLASATGAASRDKQPALVSALKQATAEFETNYDLLLKQTGAKPESPAKLNSKSIESVLFAKPFHLDYFSVGLIANGDRLVSAFESQLNHPDNGGYKGGAERVNLDASVANATLSGYAALGQRISADADERSEKLLALHRTLFFATLGVILLVALFIFRPMSNAILRKTRELVDARNSMAFIAVHDGLTGLHNRTFLTDHFDTLIKGAHRRRERLAVVQLDLDRFKQINDTLGHAAGDYVLVVTAQRMRDSCRASDLCARLGGDEFVMILNGAGSTEDINMLARRILAHINEPIIFQGTTILPGASGGIAVYPIDADNAQDLLVHADLALYSAKKMGGGNFSFFSEELRRELDYRKQLEHDIKVAISEKAFQVYFQPQVSLTNGTISGIEALVRWNHPKRGMISPGEFIPVAEKCGFMPEIGRIVISKAISEAAEWNRAGIAFGRLAVNVSGTELREHDFDTFLFETLEKAGLPPQKLSLEIVESVILDDEKTGIAAKLRHIRAAGVHLELDDFGTGYASLSHVNPNEIDRLKIDRRFVQNIHENGDNSKIVRAITELARGLGISIVAEGAETEAELDSLMAIGCDQVQGYSIAFPMPHDKALEWLTARMPKKARLTVLQGSLA, via the coding sequence ATGTCGCAGCAGCCGGTGCAAACCGTTTCAGGCAAGCTCATCCTGCTGATCAAGGCCGGCTATTGGCTGGCGCTGCTGATCATTGCCGCCATGGTGGCGGCCTCCTTCGTCCTGCTGCAGCAGACGATGGCCACGCAGCAGCACAACCACACCTTGCTCGACATCGTCGGCACGCAGAAAACATTGTCGCAGCGCATCGTCTTTCTTGCCAGCGCAACGGGCGCCGCCTCTCGCGACAAGCAGCCGGCGCTGGTCAGCGCTCTGAAGCAGGCTACGGCAGAGTTCGAGACGAACTACGATCTGCTGCTCAAGCAGACGGGGGCGAAGCCGGAATCGCCGGCCAAGCTCAATTCAAAATCGATCGAGAGCGTGCTTTTCGCCAAGCCCTTCCATCTCGACTATTTTTCGGTTGGCCTGATCGCAAATGGCGACCGTCTGGTCTCCGCCTTCGAATCGCAACTCAACCATCCCGACAATGGCGGCTACAAAGGCGGCGCCGAACGCGTCAACCTGGATGCCTCGGTCGCCAATGCCACCCTGTCGGGCTATGCCGCGCTCGGACAGCGTATCAGCGCCGATGCCGACGAGCGCTCCGAAAAGCTGCTCGCCCTCCATCGCACGCTCTTCTTCGCCACCCTCGGCGTCATCCTGCTGGTCGCGCTGTTCATCTTCAGGCCGATGTCCAACGCGATCCTGCGCAAGACGCGTGAACTGGTCGATGCGCGCAATTCGATGGCCTTCATCGCGGTTCACGACGGCCTGACCGGCCTGCACAACCGCACCTTCCTGACCGACCATTTCGACACGCTGATCAAGGGCGCGCATCGCCGGCGCGAACGCTTGGCCGTAGTCCAGCTCGACCTTGACCGCTTCAAGCAGATTAACGATACGCTTGGCCACGCCGCCGGCGACTACGTCCTGGTGGTGACGGCGCAGCGCATGCGCGATTCCTGCCGGGCGTCGGATCTGTGCGCGCGGCTCGGTGGCGACGAATTCGTGATGATCCTCAATGGGGCCGGCAGCACCGAAGATATCAACATGCTGGCACGGCGTATCCTTGCGCACATCAATGAGCCCATCATTTTCCAGGGCACCACCATTCTTCCTGGCGCCAGCGGCGGCATCGCCGTCTATCCGATCGATGCCGACAATGCCCAGGACCTGCTCGTCCATGCCGATCTGGCGCTCTACTCAGCCAAGAAGATGGGCGGCGGCAACTTCTCGTTCTTCTCGGAGGAGCTGCGTCGCGAGCTCGACTACCGCAAGCAGCTCGAGCATGACATCAAGGTCGCCATTTCGGAAAAAGCGTTCCAGGTTTATTTCCAGCCGCAGGTTTCCCTGACAAACGGCACCATCAGCGGCATCGAGGCCCTCGTGCGCTGGAACCATCCCAAGCGCGGCATGATCTCGCCGGGCGAATTCATTCCGGTCGCCGAGAAATGCGGCTTCATGCCGGAGATCGGTCGCATCGTGATCAGCAAGGCGATCAGCGAGGCAGCCGAATGGAACCGTGCCGGGATTGCCTTCGGCCGGCTTGCCGTCAATGTCTCTGGTACCGAGTTGCGCGAGCACGATTTCGATACGTTCCTGTTCGAGACACTGGAGAAGGCCGGATTGCCGCCGCAGAAACTGTCGCTGGAAATCGTCGAGTCCGTCATCCTGGACGATGAGAAGACAGGCATCGCGGCCAAGCTTCGTCACATCAGGGCAGCCGGCGTCCATCTGGAGCTCGATGATTTCGGCACCGGCTATGCCTCGCTGAGCCACGTCAATCCCAACGAGATCGATCGGCTCAAGATCGATCGCCGCTTTGTCCAGAACATCCATGAGAATGGCGACAACTCCAAGATCGTGCGCGCCATCACAGAACTTGCCCGCGGCCTCGGCATCTCGATCGTCGCCGAGGGCGCCGAAACCGAGGCCGAGCTCGACTCGCTGATGGCGATCGGCTGCGATCAGGTGCAGGGCTATTCGATCGCCTTCCCCATGCCGCACGACAAGGCTTTGGAATGGCTGACGGCCCGCATGCCGAAGAAGGCCAGGCTGACAGTGCTGCAAGGCAGCCTGGCGTAG
- a CDS encoding polysaccharide deacetylase family protein: MTFVRFVLTAIFMSALPAHGADRIIYLTFDDGPLNGTSNILDVLEVEQVPATLFMVGMHPEAGASNSALVRRANRWLRLK; encoded by the coding sequence ATGACATTCGTTCGGTTTGTTCTGACGGCCATTTTTATGTCCGCGTTGCCGGCCCATGGGGCGGATCGCATCATTTATCTCACCTTCGACGATGGGCCACTGAACGGCACCAGCAACATCCTCGACGTGCTGGAGGTGGAGCAGGTTCCAGCAACGCTGTTCATGGTCGGCATGCATCCTGAGGCCGGTGCATCCAACAGCGCGCTGGTCCGGCGCGCCAATCGCTGGCTACGATTAAAGTGA
- the tdh gene encoding L-threonine 3-dehydrogenase gives MSNMMKALVKAKAEPGIWMEEVPVPEIGPNDVLIKVKKTAICGTDVHIYNWDQWAQKTVPVPMVTGHEFVGTVADFGAAVTEYKVGQRVSGEGHIVCGHCRNCRAGRGHLCRNTLGVGVSRPGAFGEYLAIPQHNVVPIPDDVPDEVAAIFDPLGNAVHTALSFDLVGEDVLVTGAGPIGIMGALVAQCVGARKVVITDINPVRLALAKKLGVQHVVDASKEKLRDVMPALGMTEGFDVGLEMSGAAPAFRDMIDTMNNGGKIAILGIAPTGFEIDWNKVIFKMLHLKGIYGREMFETWYKMIALVQGPLDVSGLITHRIGIDDYQAGFDAMRSGSSGKVVMDW, from the coding sequence ATGTCGAACATGATGAAGGCACTGGTGAAGGCCAAGGCCGAACCGGGCATCTGGATGGAAGAGGTGCCGGTGCCGGAGATCGGCCCCAACGATGTGCTGATCAAGGTGAAGAAGACCGCGATCTGCGGCACCGACGTCCACATCTACAATTGGGACCAGTGGGCGCAGAAAACGGTGCCGGTACCGATGGTGACCGGCCATGAATTCGTTGGCACCGTCGCTGATTTCGGTGCGGCGGTCACCGAATACAAGGTCGGCCAGCGCGTTTCGGGCGAGGGGCACATCGTCTGCGGCCATTGCCGCAACTGTCGCGCCGGGCGAGGGCATCTCTGCCGCAACACGCTCGGCGTTGGCGTCAGCCGGCCGGGCGCTTTCGGCGAGTATCTGGCGATCCCGCAGCACAATGTGGTACCGATCCCCGATGACGTGCCGGACGAGGTCGCGGCGATTTTTGATCCCCTCGGCAATGCCGTCCACACCGCATTGTCTTTCGATCTGGTCGGCGAGGATGTGCTGGTCACCGGCGCCGGGCCGATCGGCATCATGGGCGCGTTGGTGGCGCAATGCGTGGGCGCCAGGAAAGTCGTCATCACCGACATCAACCCGGTGCGGTTGGCCTTGGCGAAAAAGCTCGGCGTCCAGCACGTCGTCGATGCCTCCAAGGAAAAGCTGCGCGACGTCATGCCGGCGCTCGGCATGACGGAGGGGTTTGACGTCGGCCTTGAGATGTCGGGTGCCGCACCCGCCTTCCGCGACATGATCGACACCATGAACAATGGCGGCAAGATCGCCATCCTCGGCATCGCGCCGACCGGCTTCGAGATCGACTGGAACAAGGTCATCTTCAAGATGCTGCACCTGAAAGGCATTTACGGGCGCGAAATGTTCGAGACCTGGTACAAGATGATCGCGCTGGTGCAGGGGCCGCTGGATGTGTCGGGGTTGATCACGCACCGGATCGGCATCGACGATTATCAGGCTGGGTTCGATGCGATGCGCAGCGGCAGCTCGGGCAAGGTGGTGATGGATTGGTGA
- the hmgA gene encoding homogentisate 1,2-dioxygenase — protein MAFSYMPGFGNDFETEALPGALPQGRNSPQRPAYGLYAEQLSGSPFTAPRGTNERSWLYRIRPSVKHTGRFKPANYPLWKTAPNVGDHELALGQYRWNPVPMPKEQTDFIQGMRTITTAGDVLGQTGMAAHVYVANTSMIDDHFFNADGELLIVPQVGALRLVTEMGVIELRPGEIAVLPRGLVFKVELVDKEVRGYVCENYGAKLTLPDRGPIGANCLANPRDFKTPCAWFEEKETPCRLTVKWCGNFHVTDLGHSPLDVVAWHGNYAPYKYDLATFSPVGAILFDHPDPSIFTVLTAPSGEEGTANIDFVIFPPRWLVAEDTFRPPWYHRNIMSEFMGLIHGQYDAKEEGFVPGGISLHNLMLAHGPDAPGFEKASRADLKPVKLDNTMAFMFETRFPQMLTRYGAELETRQDNYIDCWADLKKRFNGTPEGDWS, from the coding sequence ATGGCCTTTTCCTATATGCCGGGTTTCGGCAACGACTTCGAAACCGAGGCGCTGCCCGGCGCGCTGCCGCAGGGGCGGAATTCGCCGCAGCGGCCAGCCTACGGGCTCTATGCCGAGCAACTCTCGGGCTCACCCTTCACCGCGCCGCGCGGCACCAATGAGCGCTCCTGGCTTTATCGCATCAGGCCAAGCGTAAAACACACTGGCCGATTCAAGCCGGCTAACTATCCCTTATGGAAGACAGCCCCCAATGTCGGCGATCATGAACTGGCGCTCGGCCAGTATCGCTGGAACCCGGTGCCGATGCCGAAGGAGCAGACCGATTTCATCCAGGGCATGCGCACCATCACCACGGCCGGCGACGTGCTCGGCCAGACCGGCATGGCAGCCCATGTCTATGTCGCCAACACATCGATGATCGATGATCATTTCTTCAACGCCGACGGTGAGTTGCTGATCGTGCCGCAGGTCGGCGCCTTGCGCCTTGTCACCGAGATGGGCGTCATCGAACTGCGGCCAGGCGAGATCGCCGTATTGCCGCGCGGCCTCGTGTTCAAGGTCGAATTGGTCGACAAGGAAGTACGCGGCTATGTCTGCGAGAACTACGGCGCCAAGCTGACCTTGCCCGACCGTGGCCCGATCGGCGCCAATTGCCTTGCCAATCCGCGCGACTTCAAGACGCCTTGCGCCTGGTTCGAGGAGAAGGAGACACCGTGCCGGCTGACCGTGAAATGGTGCGGCAATTTCCACGTCACCGACCTTGGTCATTCACCGCTCGACGTTGTCGCCTGGCACGGCAACTACGCACCCTACAAATATGATCTGGCGACGTTTTCGCCCGTCGGTGCGATCCTGTTCGACCACCCCGATCCGTCGATCTTCACCGTCCTGACGGCGCCGAGCGGCGAGGAGGGCACCGCCAATATCGACTTCGTCATTTTCCCGCCGCGCTGGCTGGTGGCGGAAGATACGTTCCGGCCGCCCTGGTACCACCGCAACATCATGAGCGAGTTCATGGGCCTGATCCACGGCCAGTATGATGCCAAGGAAGAAGGGTTTGTGCCCGGCGGCATCAGCCTGCACAATCTGATGCTGGCCCATGGCCCGGATGCGCCTGGCTTCGAAAAGGCCTCGCGCGCGGACCTGAAACCGGTCAAGCTCGACAACACCATGGCCTTCATGTTCGAGACGCGTTTTCCGCAGATGCTGACCCGCTACGGCGCCGAACTGGAAACCCGGCAGGACAATTACATCGACTGTTGGGCGGATCTGAAGAAGCGGTTCAATGGCACGCCGGAGGGCGATTGGTCTTGA
- a CDS encoding MarR family winged helix-turn-helix transcriptional regulator: MEPEILELESFLPYRLYRLADAVSREFSRIYKERHGLTRPEWRTLSGIGQRGTMTATELGEQSAMHKTKVSRAVAELERRRWLTRVPDENDRRVEHLALTKAGLAAYREMVPLAKAFERELLARLSAEERAAIVRGVAALEVALSAA; encoded by the coding sequence ATGGAACCCGAAATCCTAGAACTTGAAAGCTTCCTGCCCTATCGGCTCTACAGGCTTGCCGACGCAGTCAGCCGCGAATTCTCGCGCATCTACAAGGAGCGCCACGGCCTGACCCGGCCGGAATGGCGTACCCTTTCCGGGATCGGCCAGCGCGGCACGATGACGGCCACGGAGCTCGGCGAGCAGTCGGCCATGCACAAGACCAAGGTGTCGCGCGCGGTCGCCGAGCTCGAGCGGCGGCGGTGGTTGACGCGTGTGCCGGACGAGAATGATCGCCGTGTCGAGCATCTGGCGCTGACCAAAGCGGGTCTCGCGGCCTATCGGGAGATGGTGCCGCTGGCAAAGGCGTTTGAAAGGGAGTTGCTGGCGAGGCTGAGTGCGGAGGAACGGGCGGCGATCGTGAGAGGCGTGGCGGCGCTGGAGGTGGCGTTATCTGCAGCGTAG
- a CDS encoding MarR family winged helix-turn-helix transcriptional regulator produces the protein MTPFERPPVGMNLGRTAKLVAQAFDAALVEAGGTLPVWLTLLSVKSSKQANQRELAGMIGIQGATLTHHLNAMETQGLLTRRRDPVNRRVHLVELTEAGEALFETLRQAALVFDKRLRAGLSDERLKEFADMLALLRANVGGM, from the coding sequence ATGACGCCCTTTGAACGCCCGCCTGTCGGCATGAATCTCGGCCGCACAGCCAAGCTTGTTGCACAAGCCTTCGATGCCGCTTTGGTTGAAGCGGGCGGGACCTTGCCGGTCTGGCTGACGCTGCTGTCTGTCAAGTCGAGCAAGCAGGCCAACCAGCGCGAACTCGCCGGCATGATCGGCATTCAGGGGGCGACACTGACCCATCATCTCAACGCGATGGAGACACAGGGCCTGCTGACCCGCCGCCGCGATCCCGTCAACCGTCGGGTTCATCTGGTCGAACTGACAGAGGCGGGTGAAGCGCTGTTCGAGACGTTGCGGCAAGCAGCGCTCGTCTTCGACAAGCGGCTTCGCGCAGGATTGTCCGATGAGCGGCTGAAGGAGTTCGCGGACATGCTGGCGTTGTTGCGTGCCAATGTCGGCGGGATGTGA